One window of the Dehalococcoidia bacterium genome contains the following:
- a CDS encoding CCA tRNA nucleotidyltransferase has protein sequence MAVLGNPAMANLTQKLWSSLEAGQRRVLLVTLALARIRGLSVYLVGGSVRDLLLGCSSLDLDLVVEGEVLALAQAVAWRLGGHLVAHPLFGTATLRGPHFQLDLATARRERYPRPGALPQVEPATIEEDLARRDFTINAMALGLTGPHQGRLLDPFGGQRDLVARLLRALHEATFRDDATRILRAARYAARFSLRLEEGTDGWLRRDVAYLDTITGARLRHELMRILEEAQPEKALGLLQAWGALEHLHPSLRLAPPLMKAFHRLRRLRPSCPSTLAYLALLSSPLSREEAEALAARLALTRREREVVVTMPRAVATLPILEAARRPSQIVEALEPLPEPCLWALAALTPQPLAKRRVLRYLERWRHLRPALRPLQLEALGVPRGPRLQEALCVLRQARLDGRVRTMAGERRLIRSWLRGGEGHG, from the coding sequence ATGGCCGTGTTGGGGAACCCGGCCATGGCTAACTTGACACAAAAATTATGGAGTTCCCTGGAGGCTGGGCAGCGTCGTGTCCTCCTGGTGACCCTAGCCCTTGCCCGCATCCGTGGCCTTTCCGTCTACCTGGTAGGGGGGAGCGTCCGCGATCTCCTGCTGGGCTGCTCGTCCTTGGACCTGGACCTGGTGGTGGAGGGCGAGGTATTGGCGCTGGCGCAGGCGGTGGCATGGCGGCTAGGGGGGCATCTGGTGGCCCACCCTTTGTTTGGCACCGCCACCTTGCGGGGCCCCCACTTCCAGCTGGACTTGGCCACCGCCCGCCGCGAGCGGTATCCCCGTCCTGGCGCCCTGCCCCAGGTGGAGCCGGCCACCATAGAGGAGGACCTGGCCCGCCGCGACTTCACCATTAACGCCATGGCCTTGGGCCTCACAGGCCCCCATCAGGGCCGGCTCCTAGACCCCTTCGGTGGGCAGAGGGACCTAGTCGCCAGGCTGCTGCGGGCCCTCCATGAAGCTACCTTTCGCGACGATGCCACCCGCATCTTGCGCGCCGCCCGTTACGCCGCCCGCTTCTCACTACGCCTAGAGGAGGGCACCGACGGCTGGTTGCGGCGGGACGTGGCCTACCTGGATACCATCACCGGAGCCCGCCTCCGCCACGAGCTGATGCGCATCCTGGAGGAGGCCCAACCCGAGAAGGCCCTGGGCCTGCTGCAGGCGTGGGGCGCCCTGGAACATCTTCATCCCTCCCTCCGCCTGGCTCCTCCGCTGATGAAGGCCTTCCATCGTTTGCGGAGATTACGGCCTTCTTGTCCCTCCACCTTGGCCTACCTTGCCCTCCTCTCTTCCCCCTTATCCAGGGAGGAGGCGGAGGCTCTTGCTGCCCGGCTGGCCCTCACCCGTCGGGAGCGGGAGGTGGTGGTGACCATGCCCCGTGCCGTGGCCACCTTACCCATCCTGGAGGCGGCAAGACGCCCCAGCCAGATAGTGGAAGCCCTGGAGCCCCTACCCGAGCCCTGCCTGTGGGCCCTAGCGGCCCTAACACCCCAGCCCCTGGCCAAGAGGCGCGTCTTGAGATATCTTGAGCGATGGCGGCACCTGCGGCCGGCCCTGCGCCCCCTTCAGCTCGAGGCCCTGGGGGTGCCCAGGGGACCCCGCTTGCAGGAGGCGTTATGTGTCTTGCGGCAGGCACGACTGGATGGGCGTGTGCGCACCATGGCGGGGGAACGCCGCCTGATCCGAAGCTGGCTCAGGGGTGGAGAAGGCCATGGATAA
- a CDS encoding M20/M25/M40 family metallo-hydrolase has translation MDDVLAFLDARLDETLRELQELVRLPSVSAQGRAIHETAHYLADRLAALGFQVKLVPKPGEGNPVVWAYQEGRSPKTILFYNHYDVQPPEPLEEWSSPPFEPVVRAGCLYGRGASDNKGNILARMFAVRAWREVRGYLPCSVKFCIEGDEEIGSPNMERWVEENRELLRADACIWEGGGVTWDGRPYVTLGVKGLLYVELEVSSLARDAHSSWGTVLPNAAWRLVWALASIKDAQERILIPGFYQHVRPPTPAEEEAVASLPSEEEETLRAYGAREFICQLSHAEVRRRHIFEPTATIDGLLAGYTGPGPKTVLPARAVAKLDFRLVPDQDPYDILEKLRRHLQEEGFGDVEVRALAQERPARTPIDHPFVALVCRVLKEAYGREPAVVPSMAGTGPLYPFVRLGLPVADFGVGYPGSRIHAPDEHIRIEDFLRGAKAVARLLEAFAT, from the coding sequence GTGGACGACGTCCTAGCCTTCTTAGATGCCCGTCTGGATGAGACCCTGCGGGAGTTACAAGAGCTGGTGCGTTTGCCCTCGGTGAGCGCTCAGGGGCGGGCCATCCATGAGACAGCTCACTACTTGGCGGACCGACTGGCGGCCCTGGGATTTCAGGTGAAGTTGGTGCCCAAGCCTGGGGAGGGAAACCCCGTCGTCTGGGCATATCAGGAAGGCCGCTCCCCCAAGACCATATTGTTTTACAACCACTACGATGTCCAGCCCCCCGAGCCCCTGGAGGAGTGGTCATCCCCTCCCTTCGAGCCGGTGGTGCGAGCAGGATGTCTCTACGGCCGCGGTGCTTCTGACAACAAGGGTAACATCCTGGCCCGCATGTTCGCCGTCAGGGCCTGGCGGGAGGTGCGGGGCTACCTGCCGTGTAGTGTCAAGTTCTGTATCGAGGGTGACGAGGAGATAGGTAGCCCCAATATGGAGAGATGGGTGGAGGAAAACCGCGAGCTGCTGCGGGCCGATGCTTGTATATGGGAGGGCGGTGGGGTCACGTGGGACGGCCGCCCATACGTTACTCTGGGCGTCAAGGGGCTGCTCTATGTGGAGCTGGAGGTCTCCTCTCTGGCCCGCGACGCCCATTCCTCGTGGGGTACGGTGCTCCCCAACGCCGCCTGGCGTCTGGTGTGGGCCCTAGCATCCATAAAGGACGCCCAGGAGCGTATCCTTATCCCGGGCTTCTACCAACATGTTCGGCCCCCCACACCGGCTGAGGAGGAGGCAGTGGCTTCCTTGCCCAGCGAGGAGGAGGAGACGTTGCGTGCCTATGGGGCCAGGGAGTTCATCTGCCAGCTCTCTCATGCCGAGGTGCGCCGACGTCACATCTTTGAGCCCACGGCCACCATTGATGGGCTACTGGCCGGCTATACGGGGCCCGGCCCCAAGACTGTCCTGCCAGCAAGGGCAGTGGCCAAGCTCGACTTCCGACTGGTGCCCGACCAAGACCCCTATGACATTCTGGAGAAGTTGCGCCGCCACCTACAGGAGGAAGGCTTCGGCGATGTGGAGGTGCGAGCGCTGGCCCAGGAGCGCCCCGCCCGTACACCCATCGACCACCCGTTTGTGGCCTTGGTGTGTCGTGTCCTAAAGGAGGCCTATGGCCGGGAGCCGGCGGTGGTGCCGTCTATGGCTGGCACAGGGCCCCTTTATCCTTTCGTGCGGCTGGGCCTGCCGGTGGCCGATTTCGGGGTGGGCTATCCTGGCTCCCGCATCCATGCCCCGGACGAGCACATCCGCATCGAGGATTTCCTGCGGGGGGCCAAGGCCGTAGCCCGCTTGCTGGAGGCCTTCGCCACCTAG
- a CDS encoding GNAT family N-acetyltransferase, with protein MTCARVSLRPLSPQEELKVREWCPHARGRMMALDMAGELVGAVGYLLEGGECQVTTVVVAPHRRGWGIGSEGVRALERELTAKGARLFWARVPLDAGLAFYLWLRLGYRPAEVDSEGVIMMRPAGG; from the coding sequence ATGACTTGTGCCAGGGTATCCCTGCGTCCCCTTTCGCCCCAGGAGGAGTTGAAAGTGCGGGAGTGGTGCCCTCATGCTCGCGGACGTATGATGGCCTTGGATATGGCGGGGGAGCTAGTGGGGGCCGTAGGCTACCTCCTGGAGGGAGGAGAGTGCCAGGTGACCACCGTGGTTGTGGCTCCGCACCGGCGGGGCTGGGGCATAGGTAGCGAAGGGGTGCGTGCTTTGGAAAGGGAGCTTACGGCAAAGGGGGCGCGCCTTTTTTGGGCTCGAGTGCCCCTGGACGCTGGCCTGGCTTTCTACCTCTGGCTCCGGCTGGGCTATCGGCCGGCAGAGGTTGATAGCGAAGGTGTTATCATGATGCGTCCTGCGGGAGGATGA
- a CDS encoding PHP-associated domain-containing protein: protein MGTIVDMHVHTVRGASDSSLTPEQLLEEARRIGLTGVNITEHDRAWDDHEWERFRQRAEGIFLSRGMEVSTDLGHIIVVGLTRYVPGIRRATELRRVVDEVGGFMIAAHPFRHFFDPVHYRRDGRAPVEMTPEEAARLPVFQLVDEIEVANGGCTLRENLFALQVARILGKKGIGASDCHSTNGLGCFVTVFEEELESQEHMLALLREGRYYPAAGLNVGRLRPFEEMVADLLPG, encoded by the coding sequence ATGGGCACCATCGTGGATATGCATGTGCACACCGTGCGGGGGGCCTCCGACTCATCCCTCACCCCGGAGCAGCTCCTGGAGGAGGCCCGTCGCATTGGCCTTACGGGCGTCAACATCACCGAGCACGACCGGGCGTGGGACGACCACGAGTGGGAGCGCTTCCGGCAGCGCGCAGAGGGCATCTTCCTCAGCCGGGGCATGGAGGTATCCACCGACCTGGGGCACATCATCGTGGTGGGCCTGACCCGGTATGTGCCGGGCATCCGGCGGGCCACCGAGCTGCGGCGAGTGGTGGACGAGGTGGGAGGGTTCATGATCGCTGCTCATCCCTTCCGCCACTTCTTTGACCCCGTGCATTACCGTCGGGATGGGCGGGCACCAGTGGAGATGACCCCCGAGGAGGCCGCCCGCCTGCCCGTCTTTCAATTGGTGGACGAGATCGAGGTAGCCAACGGTGGTTGCACCCTCCGGGAGAACCTCTTCGCTCTCCAGGTGGCTCGCATCCTAGGCAAGAAGGGCATCGGCGCCAGCGATTGCCACTCCACCAATGGCCTCGGGTGTTTCGTCACTGTCTTTGAGGAGGAGCTGGAGTCGCAGGAGCACATGCTGGCCCTGCTGCGGGAGGGTCGGTACTATCCGGCGGCGGGCCTGAACGTGGGGCGCCTGCGTCCCTTTGAGGAGATGGTGGCCGATCTGCTGCCGGGATGA
- the ispE gene encoding 4-(cytidine 5'-diphospho)-2-C-methyl-D-erythritol kinase, translated as MGEPVRVRAPAKINWTLEVVGRRPDGYHEVCTVLQTIGLWDELTILPASSLTVRCQGPFAVEDELVARAVRALDPQARVEVIIHKAIPPASGLGGGSADAAAALRAICRLRGWHLPQERLMEVAASLGSDVPFFLLGGTALARGRGEQLSPLADAPQVWLVLVVPPLRVPDKTARMYRLLTPASYSDGTFTQRFLERLWETQRVDENYMYNAFESVSYSLFPEIARYRAALLEAGARRVHLAGSGPALFALASGREEAQALAARVKAPGAHVIVTCTVGRREALG; from the coding sequence ATGGGTGAGCCTGTGCGGGTGCGGGCGCCGGCCAAGATCAACTGGACCCTGGAGGTGGTGGGTCGCCGCCCTGACGGTTATCACGAGGTGTGCACCGTGCTGCAGACCATCGGCCTCTGGGACGAGCTGACCATCCTCCCGGCCTCCTCCCTCACAGTGCGGTGCCAGGGTCCCTTTGCAGTGGAGGACGAACTGGTAGCCAGAGCGGTGCGCGCCCTTGACCCGCAGGCACGGGTGGAGGTGATCATCCACAAGGCTATCCCGCCGGCGTCAGGGTTGGGAGGAGGGAGCGCCGATGCCGCCGCTGCCCTAAGAGCCATCTGCCGCCTCAGGGGCTGGCACCTGCCGCAGGAGCGGCTTATGGAGGTGGCGGCTAGCCTCGGCTCGGATGTCCCCTTCTTTCTGCTGGGCGGGACGGCCCTGGCCCGAGGGCGGGGAGAGCAGCTCAGCCCCTTAGCGGACGCTCCTCAAGTCTGGCTGGTGCTGGTGGTGCCCCCCCTGCGGGTGCCCGATAAGACGGCCCGCATGTACCGGCTCCTGACCCCTGCCTCCTACAGCGACGGCACCTTCACCCAGCGGTTTCTGGAACGGCTATGGGAGACACAGCGGGTGGACGAGAATTATATGTACAACGCCTTCGAGTCCGTCTCGTATTCCCTGTTCCCCGAGATAGCCCGCTACCGCGCTGCGTTGCTGGAGGCTGGGGCGCGCAGGGTCCATCTGGCGGGCAGCGGCCCCGCCCTCTTCGCCCTGGCCTCTGGGCGAGAGGAGGCACAGGCGTTGGCGGCCCGGGTAAAGGCGCCGGGGGCCCACGTGATAGTAACCTGCACGGTAGGCAGGAGGGAGGCCCTTGGCTGA
- the rsmA gene encoding 16S rRNA (adenine(1518)-N(6)/adenine(1519)-N(6))-dimethyltransferase RsmA — protein sequence MGGLAISRGRRRALGQHWLVERRYLRRIAEAARPSPDETVIEVGAGPGNLTRFLLPYCSRLIAVEIDEKLASRLQDRFSGTPHLWIVQADVLQVAPAELLAMAGSGPPYVVVGNLPFSIGTAVVRHFLRATPQPRWLVITLQLEVAQSMVASPGRMSYLSVETQLLASPRLLFVIPPWAFRPPPKVYSAVVRLEVRPQPLVPAQDMEALLKVAKAGFAAPRKQMRNSLTIGLKVAPQVAEEWLRAAGIDPARRPGELTLEDWLRLFHVVRAWGQVGHG from the coding sequence GTGGGGGGTCTTGCCATATCGAGGGGGCGTCGGCGGGCCCTGGGCCAGCACTGGCTGGTGGAGCGCCGCTACCTGCGGCGCATAGCTGAGGCCGCTCGCCCCAGCCCTGATGAGACGGTTATCGAAGTAGGAGCGGGCCCAGGCAACCTGACCCGCTTCTTGCTACCATACTGCTCTAGGCTCATCGCTGTGGAGATAGACGAGAAGTTGGCCTCCCGACTCCAGGACCGCTTCTCTGGGACCCCGCATCTGTGGATCGTACAGGCCGATGTCCTACAGGTGGCCCCTGCGGAGTTGCTAGCCATGGCGGGCTCTGGCCCCCCCTACGTGGTGGTGGGCAATCTCCCCTTCTCCATCGGCACGGCGGTGGTGAGGCATTTCTTGAGGGCGACTCCCCAGCCCAGGTGGCTAGTGATCACCTTGCAGCTGGAGGTGGCCCAAAGCATGGTGGCCTCCCCAGGGAGGATGAGCTACCTGAGTGTGGAGACCCAGCTACTAGCGAGCCCACGCTTACTTTTCGTCATACCGCCGTGGGCCTTCCGGCCTCCCCCCAAGGTCTATTCGGCGGTGGTGAGGCTGGAGGTGCGGCCGCAGCCCCTTGTGCCTGCCCAGGATATGGAGGCGCTGCTGAAGGTGGCTAAGGCTGGCTTCGCTGCGCCCCGCAAGCAGATGCGCAATTCCCTGACCATTGGGCTCAAGGTGGCGCCTCAGGTGGCGGAGGAATGGTTGAGGGCAGCAGGTATAGACCCAGCACGGCGACCCGGCGAGCTGACATTGGAGGATTGGCTGCGTCTATTCCACGTGGTGCGCGCTTGGGGGCAGGTGGGCCATGGGTGA
- a CDS encoding G5 domain-containing protein: protein MGGLLLASALLPFFGEQILETALSGQEASSVLSADHVQWVLEDGFPLWVTTEPGTVGDGLASLGVHLEVGDIVYPPPHWPLSPGLHVVVVRAKDVELVVGGQPRRLRTQAATVEQLLAEQWLALGPFDEVTPPLDSPLRDGAVVRLTRVLVARETVEEVIPHPTEYRQDPSLPLGQSYVAAQGRDGLRRQHYDVVYKDGHLWERRPVGEEMLAPQPTIIVRGVGLARAATDECAGTPYKQALTVWAAWYQPGEGGAGSTTATGLPVRKGIVAVDPAVIPLGTRLCVPGYGMAIAADTGGAVRGYVIDLAYPEGVIPDWRTGYVTIYILD from the coding sequence GTGGGTGGCCTACTGTTGGCCTCCGCCTTGTTGCCTTTCTTCGGGGAGCAGATCCTGGAAACCGCCCTTTCCGGCCAAGAAGCTTCTTCTGTGTTATCTGCCGACCACGTTCAATGGGTGCTGGAGGACGGGTTCCCCCTCTGGGTCACCACTGAGCCAGGGACGGTAGGCGATGGCCTGGCCAGTCTGGGTGTGCACCTAGAGGTGGGCGATATAGTGTACCCGCCCCCACATTGGCCCCTCAGCCCCGGCCTGCATGTGGTGGTGGTGCGCGCTAAGGACGTGGAGCTGGTGGTGGGGGGCCAGCCAAGAAGGTTGCGCACCCAGGCGGCCACTGTGGAACAGCTGCTGGCGGAGCAATGGCTCGCCTTGGGCCCGTTCGATGAAGTGACGCCACCATTGGACTCCCCACTTAGAGACGGAGCGGTGGTCCGGCTCACAAGGGTCCTGGTCGCCAGGGAGACGGTGGAGGAGGTGATCCCCCATCCCACGGAGTACCGCCAAGACCCCAGCTTGCCCTTGGGGCAGAGCTATGTGGCCGCCCAGGGGCGGGACGGCCTGCGTCGTCAGCACTATGATGTGGTCTACAAAGACGGTCATCTATGGGAGAGGAGGCCAGTGGGCGAAGAGATGCTCGCTCCCCAGCCCACCATCATTGTGAGGGGGGTGGGTTTGGCCCGGGCCGCCACAGACGAGTGCGCAGGCACACCCTATAAGCAGGCCCTCACCGTTTGGGCCGCCTGGTATCAGCCGGGCGAAGGCGGCGCAGGAAGTACGACGGCCACTGGCCTGCCGGTGCGCAAGGGCATCGTAGCTGTGGATCCTGCCGTCATCCCCTTGGGCACGCGGCTGTGCGTGCCCGGCTACGGCATGGCTATCGCTGCCGATACGGGCGGGGCCGTCCGCGGCTACGTCATCGACTTGGCCTATCCTGAGGGCGTTATCCCTGACTGGCGCACGGGCTACGTGACCATCTACATCCTGGACTGA
- a CDS encoding UTP--glucose-1-phosphate uridylyltransferase: MMVEKGVILAAGFGTRLLPASKAVPKEMLPLLDRPIIQHIVEEAAAAGITQLVVVVSGGKEAIASHFSPSPQLEEALAARGEGAMLEEVRRLSSLASLAFVYQHERLGTGHALLQARHLLGQGPFALFYPDDIMLGDTPAIGHVAEAYERYGRPILGVCPVPPKDAHRYGLISGTPLGDGLYRVAATVEKPPPGEAPSNLALVGRMILTPEVFSYLDETPPGRDGEIWLTDALGLLCARSEVYACVLPHRWLDVGNPLGLLRASLVLACRAPRWRAECQQMLQELTWEVGPSS, translated from the coding sequence ATGATGGTCGAAAAAGGGGTCATCCTGGCTGCCGGGTTCGGCACCAGGCTTCTGCCCGCCAGCAAGGCTGTGCCCAAGGAGATGCTGCCTCTTCTGGACCGCCCCATCATCCAGCACATAGTGGAGGAGGCGGCAGCAGCGGGCATCACTCAGCTAGTGGTGGTGGTCTCCGGGGGCAAGGAGGCCATCGCCTCCCACTTCTCTCCCTCCCCCCAACTGGAGGAGGCCCTGGCCGCCAGAGGCGAAGGGGCCATGCTGGAGGAAGTGCGGCGTCTATCATCGCTGGCCTCCTTGGCCTTTGTATACCAGCATGAGCGGCTGGGCACGGGCCATGCCCTTCTGCAGGCCCGCCACCTCCTGGGCCAGGGGCCCTTCGCCCTGTTTTACCCCGACGACATCATGCTGGGCGACACCCCTGCCATCGGCCACGTGGCTGAGGCCTATGAGCGATACGGCCGGCCTATTTTGGGAGTATGCCCTGTGCCTCCCAAAGATGCCCACCGTTATGGCCTCATCTCCGGCACACCCCTGGGCGATGGCCTATACCGGGTGGCAGCCACGGTGGAGAAGCCCCCACCTGGGGAGGCCCCCTCCAACCTAGCCCTGGTGGGGAGGATGATCCTCACCCCTGAGGTCTTCTCTTACCTCGACGAGACCCCTCCTGGGAGGGACGGCGAGATATGGCTCACGGACGCCCTGGGGCTCCTTTGTGCCCGCAGCGAGGTCTATGCCTGCGTCCTCCCTCATCGGTGGCTGGACGTGGGCAACCCCTTGGGGCTGTTACGCGCCTCCCTTGTTCTAGCCTGCCGTGCCCCCCGCTGGCGGGCGGAATGCCAACAGATGCTCCAGGAGCTGACATGGGAGGTTGGGCCCTCATCTTGA